A stretch of DNA from Actinomycetota bacterium:
ATTCCAGGCAGGCGCCCGCCGTCTCCGATTCCCCGATGAGCAGGAACATCTCCGGGTCGGGGGATACCACGGCTGCAATACCATTCCTTCCCAGGTTGGTCCGCCTGCGCACCGACAGGCAGAGCCAGCTAGAGGTCCCGATGCTCATATGGGCATCCCCATTTCTCAACTCGGGGCTTTGCCATATCCCCGCGCCGTCAAGGCCACCGACAAAGCCGAGGCCATATGGCATGAACGGAGGTCCTCCCCCTGCGCCGGCATTTTCTCCCCCACATGGCGACCGGGACGGGACCTCCGAGTCCCGCCCCGGCTGGGTTCGCCCTTGCGAGGTCGCCCTTGTAGGGTCTTTCGCCCCGCTCAGGAGGGTTACATCATCAGGTTGCCCAGGGACATGGCGAAGGGCATGTCGCCCTCGATCTTGAGCTTGCCGGTCATGAAGGCGGTGGGGCCGGCGAGCTCTCCCTTCTGCATCAGCGCCCAGTCCTCGAGCCCGATCTTGAAGGTGACCTCCGGCGAGGACGCCCCGTTGAACACCACCTTCAGGGGCACCGTGGAACCGTCGGGCATGCCCAGCTCAACGTTCATGGTGCCCTTGGTGGAGTTGAGGGTGTCGTAACGCTTGCGGTTGGCGTTCTGGCCCATGTCCGTGAACATGTCCATGGCGCCCTCCATCTTGCCGGTGACCGCCTTGCGCCAGGTGTCCTCGTCTATCTCCACCTTTATCATGGGGTTGTCGAGGGCGCCCTCCTTGACCTCGAGGTCCTTGGCGTCCTTGACGGTGATGCCGTAAACGTAGGTCTGGTCTCCCTTGATGTCGAACTCCACCGTGAAGACCGTGCCCTCCATGCCCGTGATGCTGGCCCCGGAGAGCTGCTCCTCGACCATCTTGGGCACCACTTCCTCGAAATACTCCTTCACGCTGATGTTCTCCGGTACGTCCATGCTTACCTCCTTCTCCACGTGCTTTTGACCGTCCGGGCTTTTTTCACCCCACCTCCCGCCGCCAGGAGGTGGCCGAAGCCGTTAATTGGTACTGACATGTCATTACTATAACCATGTGCTACCATAAAGTCAACATTTTGGGGGAGATCTATACGGAAATGCCGCGACGCGTGGCCTGAAGGGCATGAGCGGCCGGCCCGGGTTGCCGGCCAAAAAAGAGAAAGGGGCCGGTCTTGGAGATGACCTCATCCGCCATCAAGGAGGCCCTGCACTCAGAGGGCATAGACCTGGTGGGGATCGCGGACGCGACGACGATCCTGCTCGCCCCCCCCCACGGCCGGCGACGGACCTCATGCCTGCGGCGCGCAGCGTCGTCGTCATGGCCGTGGCCCACAGCCTCGGGGCGGTGTACGCGCCCGACATCAGGATGTGGACCCGCAACAAGATGCAGACCTCGCGCTTGCTGGACCAGGCGGCGGAGCGGCTGGCGCGGGAGCTGGAAAAAGAAGGGTTCCTCTCCCTTCCCGTCTCCGCCGACAAGCCGGTGGAGATACACAAGGTCGATGGTCCCTGGGGTTCGAGCGCGCGCGGCCGCGCCGGCTCTCGCAGTGGCCGGCTTTCCTGGCCATGCTCCTCCGGCATTCCCGGCGCAGGGACATCCTGGTCGAGTGGGGGCAGATCTTCATCACCGACGTGGACTTCTGCATGGAGTGCATGAAGGCCTGCCCGGTGGGAGAGCGCTGGGAGAGGATAAGGCCCGGCGGGCCCGGAGAGAGCGGGGCATAGTGGAGGGGCCCGTGTACGGACGGCGCGTCTGTTGTTAAAGAGGCGCGTTCGAGGTTTAATAATGACTTGACGTGGGAACACGGCGGTGTTTTTCGGCCGCCCGCAGCAAGGATAACGGCAGCGACAAAACAAGAGGCCGGCAGCGCAACAGGAAAGCGGCACGCAAGGAGTACGCAGCACATGGACCAGAGGCTGAAGAACCTCGATTACGTGTTCAACCCCCGCTCCATCGCCTTCATCGGCGCCACGGAGAGCATGCGCAAATGGGGCTTTCTCATACTCAACAACCTGCTCACGGGGGGATACGAGGGCGAAGTGTACCCGGTGAACCCCAACCGCGATACCATTCTCGGGCTGCCCTCCTATCCCTCCGTGCGAGAGATACCCGGAGAGATCGACCTCGCGGTGTTCACCGTCCCCGCCCGCCAGGTCCTGAGCTCACTGGACGAGTGCATCGCCAGGGGAGTCAAGGCCGGCCTGGTGATAACCGCGGGCTTCAAGGAGCTGGGCGAGGAGGGCGCGGCGGCGGAGGCGGAGATGGTGAGGAGGGCACGCGAGGCGGGCATGGTGCTGGTGGGTCCCAACTGCCAGGGTATCTGCTGCCCCAAAAACAGGCTCTATTCCTGGATGCCCATCCTCTTCCACCCCCATCCCGGAAAGATCGGTTACGTGGCCCAGAGCGGAAACATCCTCAACATGCTCATCGGCCACGCCGTCAACGCGGGCCTGGGTGTATCCAAGGCCGTCTCCAGCGGGAACGAGGCCGATATATCCACCGAGGAATACTATTCCTATCTCGCCGAGGACCCCGACACCGAGGTCATCGTCTCCTATATCGAGGGCGTTCCCGACGGGCGGCGTTTCCTGGAATATTCCCGGGCGGTGACGGCACGCAAGCCGGTGGTGGTGCTCAAGGGCGGCCGCACCAGCGCGGGGGTGTCGGCGGCCAGGTCCCATACCGGGGCCATGGCGGTGAGCGAGAGGCTCTTCGAGGCAGCGTGCCGTCAGGCGGGGATAACCCTCACCTACTCCATCGTGGAAGCGGGAGTGACCGCCGCGGCTTTCGTCAACCGTCCCCTGCCGCGCGGCAGGCGGGTGGGCATCATCACCGGA
This window harbors:
- a CDS encoding CoA-binding protein is translated as MDQRLKNLDYVFNPRSIAFIGATESMRKWGFLILNNLLTGGYEGEVYPVNPNRDTILGLPSYPSVREIPGEIDLAVFTVPARQVLSSLDECIARGVKAGLVITAGFKELGEEGAAAEAEMVRRAREAGMVLVGPNCQGICCPKNRLYSWMPILFHPHPGKIGYVAQSGNILNMLIGHAVNAGLGVSKAVSSGNEADISTEEYYSYLAEDPDTEVIVSYIEGVPDGRRFLEYSRAVTARKPVVVLKGGRTSAGVSAARSHTGAMAVSERLFEAACRQAGITLTYSIVEAGVTAAAFVNRPLPRGRRVGIITGGGGLGVIASDFCTEIGLEVATLSGDTLKKLEELLPDWWVPGNPVDLVAGLDFTVLKPVIEILMKSGEVDAVMFLWIGAPRRRGEAATLKGDRGMDISGIWRMMDQHFVSFSRELYGLMHELQVPLYIATTIEMSEDGDGEGEDGDCLPLVFRDVESTCRAVSAMADYRSYLDGVSPGHGTKPSASSRAR
- a CDS encoding SCP2 sterol-binding domain-containing protein, which produces MDVPENISVKEYFEEVVPKMVEEQLSGASITGMEGTVFTVEFDIKGDQTYVYGITVKDAKDLEVKEGALDNPMIKVEIDEDTWRKAVTGKMEGAMDMFTDMGQNANRKRYDTLNSTKGTMNVELGMPDGSTVPLKVVFNGASSPEVTFKIGLEDWALMQKGELAGPTAFMTGKLKIEGDMPFAMSLGNLMM